The Pseudomonadota bacterium genome window below encodes:
- a CDS encoding trypsin-like serine protease has protein sequence MQRFRCSILMGLLALAAASCEGAAPGPLPAPDARQIVGGSVEAGYPAVGALTFYYPGNGYVGSFCTASLIDDDWLLTAAHCVLPSSDFTPVPALTYFYVGGNANPPSLGEEPTAGDLYQAESFFPHPSYSTMTSANDIALVHLAAPIDGITPLQIYTGTALAAEEGEPAFYVGFGVTTGSGTDSGVKRSAYIDIGDVGTLSYTSYYDGTGICFGDSGGPGLFDFGSGDRIIGVNSTVGGSPTCMSSYNDTRVDAYDTWVANTMASNPDCGSDSDLCVCPDACQVDGSCDNTVCQTLDCEGLYDCASGCGVTEEDCYIGCYLTATFSGQGQFDDLMVCAYENCDGISDDTEYAECVAEDCATELDDCFPPCDILGGDCDDDACYVTTTATTACFPSVGNVDGEDCSDTSTTLGCADGLMCYGGTCHDFCLGEGDCEADETCNDGLFSSYDPNLGYCDGDADSDTDSDADTDSDSDTDSDTDSDADSDSDSDSDSDGDGDADSDTTGDSSCGCGAAGLGDSGGLLSLLLG, from the coding sequence ATGCAGCGTTTCCGGTGTTCGATCCTGATGGGTCTTCTCGCCCTCGCGGCGGCCTCGTGCGAGGGGGCAGCCCCCGGTCCCCTCCCGGCGCCCGACGCGCGCCAGATCGTCGGCGGCTCCGTGGAGGCGGGCTATCCCGCAGTGGGCGCGCTCACGTTCTACTACCCGGGGAACGGCTACGTGGGATCGTTCTGCACCGCGTCGCTCATCGACGACGACTGGCTGCTCACCGCCGCGCACTGCGTGCTCCCGTCCTCCGACTTCACGCCGGTGCCGGCGCTCACGTACTTCTACGTCGGCGGAAACGCGAACCCGCCGAGCCTCGGCGAGGAGCCGACCGCGGGCGATCTCTACCAGGCGGAGTCGTTCTTCCCGCACCCGAGCTACAGCACCATGACCAGCGCGAACGACATCGCGCTCGTCCACCTCGCGGCCCCCATCGACGGCATCACTCCGCTCCAGATCTACACCGGCACGGCGCTCGCGGCGGAGGAGGGAGAGCCGGCGTTCTACGTCGGGTTCGGGGTGACCACCGGCAGCGGCACCGACAGCGGCGTCAAGCGCTCGGCGTACATCGACATCGGCGACGTCGGCACGTTGTCCTACACGAGCTACTACGACGGCACGGGGATCTGCTTCGGCGACTCGGGCGGCCCGGGGCTCTTCGACTTCGGCTCCGGCGATCGGATCATCGGCGTCAACTCGACGGTCGGCGGGTCCCCGACGTGCATGAGCTCGTACAACGACACCCGCGTCGACGCTTACGACACCTGGGTCGCGAACACGATGGCGTCGAACCCGGACTGCGGGAGCGATTCGGATCTGTGCGTCTGCCCGGATGCGTGCCAGGTCGACGGCAGCTGCGACAACACCGTGTGCCAGACGCTGGACTGCGAGGGGCTCTACGATTGCGCCTCCGGGTGCGGGGTGACCGAAGAGGACTGCTACATCGGCTGCTACCTGACCGCGACCTTCTCGGGACAGGGCCAGTTCGACGATCTCATGGTCTGCGCGTACGAGAACTGCGACGGCATCTCGGATGACACCGAGTACGCCGAGTGCGTCGCCGAGGACTGCGCGACGGAGCTCGACGACTGCTTCCCGCCGTGCGACATCCTCGGCGGCGACTGCGACGACGACGCCTGCTACGTCACCACGACCGCCACGACCGCGTGCTTCCCTTCCGTCGGCAACGTCGACGGAGAGGACTGCTCGGACACGTCGACCACGCTCGGGTGCGCGGACGGCCTGATGTGCTACGGCGGCACCTGCCACGACTTCTGCCTCGGCGAAGGGGACTGCGAGGCGGACGAGACCTGTAACGACGGCCTCTTCTCCAGCTACGATCCGAACCTCGGCTACTGCGACGGGGACGCGGACTCGGACACCGACTCGGACGCCGACACCGATTCGGACTCGGACACCGACTCGGACACCGATTCGGACGCGGATTCGGACTCGGACTCCGACTCGGATTCGGACGGCGATGGCGACGCCGATTCCGACACGACCGGCGACAGCTCGTGCGGGTGCGGCGCGGCGGGCCTCGGCGACTCGGGCGGCCTCCTCTCGCTCCTGCTCGGTTGA
- a CDS encoding S1 RNA-binding domain-containing protein — MDFIELTKRLNRSLYDSCERDALQRIGRALDQADGIAPLLEGNDASLAPFPAARLCELADAHRAFAAWKGAARELRRVLGQSGLKLPDGAMKIATTPQELGALERAARMCQRASHPDHDAWGKALDGHVELWRASVELSLRAGWIRIEVAAPDHPDADQFSSHATSKIGIAEIRGYQWLGARRGERAGILRISLILPHDEIREQSEARLPSLGLCAQKRGSDGVLEELVLGNLERAIRVQLDHRAESEALRSASLAYLGLLTAPPVKVEPLLALYVGSVSSPIGAAVIDKAGVPVATRIIPGGEDLPAAVAALVEEHKPEAAALPISAGDTDRLNTAVAALGELPVTRVHTGALKEAREELDVELPQAIGAAVVLGRRAQRPTSEFGKVAPGALGLGEYSTDLDPEKLDAVLSEARLIAGWARRVRRKGGAALAADGGGHRSQAVRTIKRLNPLVKTVRDLKPGMVVDGVVTNLTRFGAFVNIGLSTEAMIHVSQLSTEFVDEPSQVVRIGQSVTARVPEVIPEKNRIALSLKPAPVPGERSQAPRRESGQHALPPMVETTGGPRSGPSSGQSGGGEKKSRSAALADLHALFKK; from the coding sequence ATGGATTTCATCGAGCTGACAAAGCGGTTGAACCGCAGCCTCTACGACTCTTGCGAGCGTGACGCGCTCCAGAGGATCGGTCGTGCCCTCGACCAGGCGGACGGCATCGCGCCGCTCCTGGAGGGCAACGACGCATCCCTGGCCCCGTTCCCGGCGGCCCGGCTGTGCGAGCTCGCGGACGCCCACCGAGCGTTCGCCGCGTGGAAAGGGGCCGCCCGCGAGCTGCGACGCGTTCTCGGCCAGAGCGGTCTGAAGCTCCCGGACGGCGCCATGAAGATCGCGACCACGCCGCAGGAGCTGGGCGCGCTCGAGCGGGCCGCGCGGATGTGCCAGCGCGCGTCCCACCCGGATCACGACGCGTGGGGCAAGGCGCTCGACGGACACGTGGAGCTGTGGCGGGCGAGCGTCGAGCTGTCGCTGCGCGCCGGATGGATCCGGATCGAGGTCGCGGCGCCAGACCACCCGGACGCAGACCAGTTCTCGTCGCACGCCACCTCGAAGATCGGCATCGCGGAGATCCGCGGCTACCAATGGCTCGGCGCCCGACGCGGCGAGCGCGCGGGGATCCTCCGGATCTCGCTGATTCTGCCGCACGACGAGATCCGCGAGCAGTCCGAGGCCCGCCTCCCCTCGCTCGGGCTTTGCGCGCAGAAGCGCGGCTCGGACGGCGTCCTCGAGGAGCTCGTCCTCGGCAACCTCGAGCGGGCGATCCGCGTCCAGCTCGATCACCGGGCCGAGTCGGAGGCGCTGCGCTCCGCGAGCCTCGCCTACCTCGGTCTCCTGACCGCGCCGCCGGTCAAGGTCGAGCCGCTGCTCGCGCTGTACGTCGGGAGCGTGAGCTCGCCCATCGGCGCCGCGGTGATCGACAAGGCGGGCGTCCCCGTCGCCACCCGGATCATCCCCGGCGGCGAGGACCTCCCGGCCGCTGTCGCGGCGCTCGTCGAGGAGCACAAGCCCGAAGCCGCGGCGCTGCCGATATCCGCGGGCGACACGGATCGCCTGAACACGGCGGTCGCGGCCCTCGGCGAGCTCCCGGTGACACGCGTGCATACGGGCGCGCTCAAGGAGGCGCGCGAGGAGTTGGACGTCGAGCTCCCACAGGCGATCGGAGCGGCCGTCGTGCTCGGGAGGCGCGCGCAGCGCCCGACAAGCGAGTTCGGGAAGGTGGCGCCGGGCGCGCTGGGCCTCGGCGAGTACTCCACCGATCTCGATCCCGAGAAGCTCGACGCCGTGCTGTCCGAGGCGCGCCTCATCGCGGGCTGGGCGCGGCGCGTCCGGCGCAAGGGCGGCGCGGCGCTGGCGGCCGACGGAGGAGGACACCGATCCCAGGCGGTGCGGACGATCAAGCGCCTCAACCCGCTCGTGAAGACCGTCCGCGATCTGAAGCCGGGGATGGTGGTGGACGGCGTCGTCACGAACCTCACGCGGTTCGGCGCCTTCGTCAACATCGGGCTGTCCACGGAGGCGATGATCCACGTGTCGCAGCTCTCGACCGAGTTCGTGGACGAGCCGTCGCAGGTCGTGCGGATCGGCCAGAGCGTCACGGCACGCGTGCCCGAGGTGATCCCGGAGAAGAACCGCATCGCGCTCTCCCTCAAGCCCGCGCCGGTGCCCGGAGAGCGGTCCCAGGCGCCGCGGCGGGAGAGCGGGCAGCACGCCCTGCCCCCCATGGTCGAGACGACCGGCGGCCCGCGCTCGGGCCCGTCATCCGGGCAGTCCGGCGGCGGCGAGAAGAAGAGCCGTTCGGCAGCGCTCGCCGACCTCCACGCCCTGTTCAAGAAGTAG
- a CDS encoding ABC transporter permease, which yields MGVTAYPAKVGRVFLDASIEVGGTARLTVDILRRLVPPAFDVGELKRCLYRMGYKSLSIMVATSLVVGIILVIQAFVFVDRYGLRSQLGSGAGFNTVRELGPIILALMFSGRVGAFTAAELGTMTVTDQVDGLRCLAIDPISYLVVPRFLAMIVSLVALTIVGNTMALVSASIMGDVMMDVDLYTFWSNLFVQLTPWDYALGVTKSALFGAIVAVTSCYHGLATTGGAPGVGLSVNKAVVSSAVAIFVVDFFSTFVLG from the coding sequence GTGGGAGTGACGGCATACCCGGCGAAGGTCGGGCGCGTCTTCCTCGACGCGTCGATCGAGGTGGGCGGCACGGCGCGGCTCACCGTCGACATCCTGCGCCGGCTCGTGCCCCCGGCCTTCGACGTCGGCGAGCTGAAGCGGTGCCTCTACCGCATGGGCTACAAGTCGCTGTCGATCATGGTCGCGACGTCGCTCGTCGTGGGCATCATCCTCGTCATCCAGGCGTTCGTGTTCGTCGATCGCTACGGCCTGCGTTCGCAGCTCGGATCCGGCGCGGGCTTCAACACCGTCCGCGAGCTCGGGCCGATCATCCTCGCGCTCATGTTCTCGGGCCGCGTGGGCGCCTTCACGGCGGCGGAGCTCGGCACGATGACCGTGACCGACCAGGTGGACGGGCTCCGCTGCCTCGCGATCGATCCCATCTCCTACCTCGTCGTGCCGCGCTTCCTCGCGATGATCGTGTCGCTCGTCGCCCTGACGATCGTCGGCAACACGATGGCGCTGGTGAGCGCGTCGATCATGGGCGACGTGATGATGGACGTGGACCTGTACACGTTCTGGAGCAACCTGTTCGTCCAGCTGACGCCGTGGGACTACGCGCTGGGCGTCACCAAGTCGGCGCTGTTCGGCGCGATCGTCGCGGTGACGAGCTGCTACCACGGGCTCGCCACGACGGGCGGCGCGCCGGGCGTCGGCCTGTCGGTCAACAAGGCCGTGGTCTCTTCGGCGGTGGCGATCTTCGTCGTCGACTTCTTCTCGACCTTCGTGCTCGGGTGA
- a CDS encoding AMIN domain-containing protein, giving the protein MSNGDETKSAKDGRDLIRLRVDGSTAAVNTLRDQHTARGMSLVCPFPALEVEIPVRFGKADEAMTVGTIHRIGVEDDPEGGLPRLRLSVRVRETRSTVVASPSRSLLDEASRTTHAPDANAQTDLDILSGTEFEDIRLDDIVGEESLELGEVRAEAGEELTVPSPPPLPAAAEPAWVGCGEIALPAHLGERERTRRRRRLGTFAAWAFIFGIAAGGVYVLGRAEVVDFGSLRDAIAGFDLSSAPDSARLEPIAFIDTAATRAVSAVASESAGAATGWETHADAEVDLETETPAPLPATESAVAEAEPVEAASDAAEALTEEEDTITLPTRWPAEYASAYRLRNPNGVVVDVPGALVAREGYIEVGDEHPMVRSVKAMQRETGARFVVYVNGELPRFMTAPKTNGIALKLIRDAVAAAGPAEAVAALDK; this is encoded by the coding sequence ATGAGCAACGGTGACGAGACGAAGAGCGCGAAGGACGGCAGGGACTTGATACGGCTCCGGGTCGACGGATCGACCGCCGCCGTGAACACGCTGCGGGATCAGCACACCGCGCGCGGCATGTCCTTGGTCTGCCCCTTCCCGGCGCTCGAGGTCGAAATCCCGGTCCGCTTCGGGAAGGCCGACGAGGCGATGACGGTGGGCACGATCCACCGAATCGGTGTCGAGGACGATCCGGAGGGCGGGCTGCCGCGCCTGCGCCTGTCGGTCCGGGTTCGCGAGACGCGCTCCACGGTCGTCGCCTCGCCGTCGAGATCGCTGCTCGACGAGGCGAGCCGGACCACCCATGCTCCTGACGCCAACGCGCAGACCGACCTCGACATCCTGTCCGGAACGGAGTTCGAGGATATTCGTCTCGACGATATCGTAGGAGAGGAGAGCCTCGAGCTCGGCGAGGTGCGCGCCGAGGCGGGCGAGGAACTCACCGTTCCCTCGCCGCCGCCGCTCCCGGCGGCCGCCGAGCCGGCGTGGGTCGGGTGCGGCGAGATCGCGTTGCCGGCGCACCTCGGCGAAAGGGAGCGGACGCGGCGCCGGCGTCGCCTCGGGACGTTCGCCGCGTGGGCGTTCATCTTCGGGATCGCGGCCGGCGGGGTCTACGTGCTCGGAAGGGCCGAGGTCGTGGACTTCGGATCCCTCCGCGATGCGATCGCGGGTTTCGATCTCTCCTCCGCGCCCGACAGCGCGCGGCTCGAACCGATCGCCTTCATCGACACGGCCGCGACCCGCGCCGTCTCGGCTGTGGCGAGCGAGTCCGCGGGGGCCGCCACCGGCTGGGAGACCCACGCCGATGCGGAGGTCGATCTGGAAACGGAGACGCCCGCACCACTGCCCGCGACCGAATCCGCGGTCGCGGAGGCGGAGCCAGTGGAAGCCGCGTCCGACGCGGCTGAAGCGCTCACCGAGGAAGAGGACACGATCACGTTGCCGACCCGCTGGCCGGCCGAGTACGCGAGCGCCTACCGCCTGCGGAACCCGAACGGTGTGGTCGTCGACGTCCCAGGCGCTCTCGTGGCGCGCGAGGGGTACATCGAGGTCGGCGACGAGCACCCGATGGTGCGCTCGGTCAAGGCGATGCAGCGCGAGACCGGCGCGCGATTCGTCGTGTACGTCAACGGCGAGCTGCCGCGATTCATGACGGCGCCGAAGACGAACGGAATCGCGCTCAAGCTGATCCGCGACGCAGTGGCCGCCGCGGGCCCCGCCGAAGCGGTCGCCGCTCTCGATAAGTGA
- a CDS encoding DUF1295 domain-containing protein: MTERTFFDAALVGLFVCAAVTVVALLRIAAPYGRHVRKGFGATMPSTAGWILMEAVAAIGMPALFLFGDRTEDPAAIALLALWEIHYLHRAFVYPFRRKGGARPMPISVVAMAIVFNSWNAYLNGRWLFALGPERGAGWLCDPRFIGGAALFLAGMAINVRSDETLLALRRPGELEYRIPRGGLFRFVTMPNYLGELVEWLGWALATWSLAGLAFAVFTAANLVPRAMSNHKWYLSRFPDYPKERRAIIPFVL; encoded by the coding sequence ATGACCGAGCGGACCTTCTTCGACGCCGCGCTCGTCGGGCTGTTCGTCTGCGCCGCTGTCACGGTGGTCGCGCTCCTGCGGATCGCCGCGCCGTACGGCCGCCACGTACGCAAGGGGTTCGGCGCGACGATGCCGAGCACCGCGGGCTGGATCCTCATGGAGGCGGTCGCGGCGATCGGCATGCCGGCGCTCTTCCTTTTCGGCGACCGGACTGAGGACCCCGCGGCGATCGCCCTCCTCGCGCTGTGGGAGATCCACTACCTGCACCGCGCGTTCGTGTACCCGTTCCGCCGCAAGGGCGGCGCGCGGCCGATGCCGATCTCGGTCGTCGCGATGGCGATCGTCTTCAACTCCTGGAACGCGTACCTCAACGGCCGCTGGCTGTTCGCGCTCGGCCCGGAGCGTGGCGCGGGCTGGCTCTGCGATCCGCGGTTCATCGGGGGCGCGGCGCTCTTCCTCGCCGGCATGGCGATCAACGTCCGCTCCGACGAGACCCTCCTCGCGCTGCGGCGCCCCGGCGAGCTCGAGTACCGCATCCCGCGGGGCGGGCTCTTCCGCTTCGTGACCATGCCGAACTACCTGGGCGAGCTCGTCGAGTGGCTGGGGTGGGCGCTCGCGACGTGGTCGCTCGCCGGCCTCGCGTTCGCCGTTTTCACCGCGGCGAACCTCGTCCCCCGCGCCATGTCGAACCACAAGTGGTACCTGTCCCGCTTCCCCGACTACCCGAAGGAGCGCAGGGCGATCATCCCGTTCGTGCTGTGA
- the larE gene encoding ATP-dependent sacrificial sulfur transferase LarE, with the protein MTRDPESRRAALVASLERLGSALVALSGGVDSALLVAQAVAHVRGPVEAAVAVTPLHPDPGAARAAASHLGVRLHEIRVPVLDDPELRENPPWRCYLCKRAIFGRLAQLARDRDLLAVLDGSNADDLRDHRPGRRALRELGVSSPLADAGLTKTEVRALAGEMGLEAASRISDTCAATRFPYGARLTDEAIARVRRAERAVAAEVGGPIRVRVHGDLARVEVVPSAIQVLSDPLVRERIRRALREAGFLYVALDLDGYRSGAMDEALTEAERRAALSGDDLSGPA; encoded by the coding sequence ATGACCCGGGACCCGGAAAGCCGCCGCGCCGCTCTCGTCGCGAGCCTCGAGCGCCTCGGCTCCGCGCTCGTCGCCCTGTCGGGCGGCGTCGACTCCGCGCTGCTTGTCGCGCAGGCCGTCGCACACGTGCGCGGGCCCGTCGAGGCGGCCGTCGCGGTCACGCCGCTGCACCCCGATCCCGGAGCGGCCCGGGCGGCGGCTTCGCACCTCGGCGTCCGCCTGCACGAGATCCGCGTCCCGGTGCTCGACGACCCCGAGCTCCGCGAGAACCCTCCATGGAGGTGCTACCTGTGCAAGCGGGCCATCTTCGGGAGGCTCGCGCAGCTCGCTCGAGACCGGGACCTCCTGGCCGTGCTGGACGGGAGCAACGCGGACGATCTGCGCGATCACCGCCCCGGGCGCCGCGCGCTCCGCGAGCTCGGCGTATCGAGCCCGCTCGCGGACGCCGGGCTGACGAAGACCGAGGTCCGCGCGCTGGCCGGCGAGATGGGGCTCGAGGCCGCTTCGAGGATCTCGGACACCTGCGCGGCGACCCGCTTCCCGTACGGAGCCCGGCTCACCGACGAGGCGATCGCGCGCGTCCGGCGCGCCGAGCGGGCCGTTGCGGCGGAGGTGGGCGGGCCGATCCGGGTCCGGGTGCACGGGGACCTGGCCCGCGTCGAAGTGGTGCCCTCGGCCATCCAGGTCCTCTCGGATCCGCTCGTGCGGGAGCGGATCCGCCGCGCGCTCCGGGAGGCCGGATTCCTCTACGTCGCGCTGGACCTCGACGGGTACAGGAGCGGCGCGATGGACGAGGCGCTCACCGAGGCGGAGCGCCGCGCGGCGCTCTCGGGAGACGATCTCAG
- a CDS encoding ATP-binding cassette domain-containing protein produces MIGLVDIQRTFDGEKALDGLSLRVPEGVLFGVMGPGGCGKSTLCRVICGLVRPESGVAIVDGVDLMRSGRREIAAVQRRCGVQFQNDALFEHMTVLENVEYPLRRLTSLGNVEIRARAEERLGMVGLDGYEDRLPNRLSGGQRRRVALARACVNDPRLLVCDDPTAGLDPVTSRKILEMILGIRFQTQNTVIVVSSDVVGLMSVCDDAALVWDGRVIAQGRPQAFAANPAPEVRRFLADARLPFGSAPWE; encoded by the coding sequence ATGATCGGGCTCGTGGACATCCAGCGCACGTTCGACGGCGAGAAGGCCTTGGACGGCCTGTCGCTCCGCGTGCCGGAGGGGGTGCTCTTCGGCGTGATGGGCCCCGGCGGGTGCGGCAAGTCGACCTTGTGCCGCGTGATCTGCGGCCTCGTGCGGCCGGAGTCGGGCGTGGCGATCGTCGACGGGGTCGACCTCATGCGCTCCGGGCGGCGGGAGATCGCCGCGGTCCAGCGCCGTTGCGGCGTCCAGTTCCAGAACGACGCGCTGTTCGAGCACATGACCGTGCTCGAGAACGTGGAGTACCCGCTGCGCCGGCTCACGTCGCTCGGGAACGTTGAGATCAGAGCGCGCGCCGAGGAGCGCCTGGGGATGGTCGGGCTCGACGGCTACGAGGACCGGCTGCCCAACCGGCTCTCGGGAGGGCAGCGGCGGCGGGTCGCGCTCGCGCGAGCCTGCGTCAACGATCCGCGGCTGCTCGTCTGCGACGATCCGACGGCAGGGCTCGATCCGGTCACCTCGCGGAAGATCCTCGAGATGATCCTGGGGATCCGGTTCCAGACACAGAACACCGTGATCGTCGTGTCGTCCGACGTCGTGGGGCTCATGTCGGTGTGCGACGACGCGGCGCTCGTGTGGGACGGCCGCGTGATCGCGCAGGGCCGGCCGCAGGCGTTCGCCGCGAACCCCGCGCCCGAGGTGCGGCGCTTCCTCGCGGACGCTCGCCTTCCGTTCGGGAGCGCCCCGTGGGAGTGA
- the coaBC gene encoding bifunctional phosphopantothenoylcysteine decarboxylase/phosphopantothenate--cysteine ligase CoaBC translates to MQGRKILLGVTGGIAAYKAADLCRRMVKAGADVRVVMSEAACEFITPLTMETLSGKPVPVKMFGRTAGALEHIDLPNDAELLVVAPATADYLARCACGRASDLISAVTLAFTGPVIAAPAMNSNMWANPATRRNVAILVGEHGWRIVQPGHGELACGTVGAGRMAEPEEILGAVAAALRRDLDGKRVVVAAGPTEEALDPVRFISNRSSGRMGYAIASAAGRRGATVTLVTGPTELEPPRGATVIRVCTALEMERAMNDAAAGADAIVMAAAVADFRPARPSERKIKKSLDTAPTIELVLNPDILAGLGARFKGSARPVLVGFALETEALVDASRTKLMAKRCHLIVGNLAADALGGKDNTAVLVDDAGFERSTGRLSKIELAEEILDWIAARLGIEP, encoded by the coding sequence ATGCAGGGTCGCAAGATTCTCCTCGGAGTGACCGGCGGCATCGCGGCCTACAAGGCCGCCGATCTCTGTCGGCGCATGGTCAAGGCCGGCGCCGACGTGCGCGTCGTCATGAGCGAGGCCGCGTGCGAGTTCATCACGCCGCTCACCATGGAGACGCTCTCGGGCAAGCCGGTGCCGGTGAAGATGTTCGGCCGGACCGCGGGTGCGCTCGAGCACATCGATCTGCCGAACGACGCGGAGCTGCTCGTGGTGGCCCCGGCCACGGCCGACTATCTGGCGCGATGCGCTTGCGGCCGCGCGAGCGACCTCATCTCCGCCGTGACGCTCGCGTTCACGGGTCCCGTGATCGCCGCGCCGGCGATGAACTCGAACATGTGGGCGAACCCGGCGACGCGGCGCAACGTCGCGATCCTCGTGGGCGAGCACGGCTGGCGGATCGTGCAGCCCGGGCACGGCGAGCTCGCGTGCGGAACGGTGGGCGCGGGCCGGATGGCGGAGCCGGAGGAGATCCTCGGGGCCGTCGCAGCGGCGCTGCGCCGGGATCTCGACGGCAAGCGCGTCGTCGTCGCGGCCGGCCCGACCGAGGAGGCGCTCGACCCGGTGCGGTTCATCTCGAACCGATCCTCTGGCCGGATGGGCTACGCGATCGCCTCCGCCGCGGGACGGCGCGGCGCAACCGTGACGCTCGTGACAGGCCCGACGGAGCTCGAGCCGCCGCGCGGCGCGACCGTGATCCGTGTGTGCACGGCGCTCGAGATGGAGCGCGCGATGAACGACGCCGCGGCGGGCGCCGACGCGATCGTGATGGCCGCCGCCGTGGCGGACTTCCGCCCGGCCCGCCCGAGTGAGAGGAAGATCAAGAAGTCCTTGGATACGGCGCCGACGATCGAGCTCGTGCTAAACCCGGACATCCTCGCGGGGCTCGGCGCGCGCTTCAAAGGGTCGGCGCGGCCCGTCCTGGTCGGCTTCGCGCTCGAGACCGAGGCGCTCGTCGACGCGTCGCGGACCAAGCTTATGGCGAAGCGCTGCCACCTGATCGTCGGCAACCTCGCCGCGGACGCGCTCGGCGGCAAGGACAACACCGCGGTCCTCGTCGACGACGCCGGGTTCGAGCGCAGCACGGGCCGCCTCTCCAAGATCGAGCTCGCGGAAGAGATCCTCGACTGGATCGCGGCGCGGCTCGGGATCGAACCGTGA